In Acinetobacter pittii, one genomic interval encodes:
- a CDS encoding DUF4882 family protein: MKKIGIVAVSAITLCWAMYEVSSDNTNTVTHSESSQKLASKKFSSTAKDEKLTSQTILAKTNSLNSAPVCQYNFDVTQEDLDLWNNEHPDFPMKIFPLINGQKFGFKVEPVTEDNYGYLDYNAKSKAKINSPSYEGDFLLPDKGIVAFEMELKVPTLSSSSSSYSADISFNGVTDNNYTIRSNYHFDIGAHDFEFGENPPRLYHSLSSEVGEYELIDSYFKSKQMTDNTNEYQRLGVYINQDTNQVGFISNGVDEGYQFKLPGALQKIAFSMNGNINILSTNLFGQELSNELITDRNALQFNYPKGTTDMCGNAI, encoded by the coding sequence ATGAAAAAAATAGGTATAGTTGCTGTTAGTGCAATTACATTATGCTGGGCCATGTATGAAGTATCTTCTGATAATACCAATACAGTAACGCATAGCGAGTCAAGCCAAAAACTAGCATCTAAAAAATTTTCATCAACTGCAAAGGATGAAAAATTAACGTCTCAAACCATTTTGGCAAAAACAAATTCCCTTAATTCTGCCCCAGTCTGCCAATACAATTTTGATGTGACTCAGGAAGATCTCGATCTATGGAATAATGAACATCCTGATTTTCCTATGAAAATATTCCCATTGATAAATGGTCAAAAATTTGGTTTTAAAGTAGAGCCTGTAACTGAAGATAATTACGGTTATCTTGATTATAATGCAAAAAGTAAGGCAAAAATAAATTCACCGAGTTATGAAGGTGATTTTTTATTACCGGATAAAGGTATTGTTGCTTTTGAGATGGAGCTTAAAGTACCCACCCTTTCTTCGAGCAGCTCCTCTTACTCAGCCGACATTAGTTTTAATGGTGTAACTGATAATAACTATACAATTAGATCAAATTATCATTTTGATATTGGTGCTCATGATTTTGAGTTTGGTGAGAATCCACCTCGTTTATATCATAGCTTATCATCGGAGGTGGGAGAATATGAACTTATCGATAGTTACTTTAAAAGCAAACAAATGACGGATAACACAAATGAATATCAACGCTTAGGCGTTTACATTAATCAGGATACGAATCAAGTCGGGTTTATTTCCAATGGTGTTGATGAAGGATATCAATTTAAATTACCTGGTGCACTACAGAAAATAGCTTTCTCAATGAATGGAAATATAAATATTCTTTCAACAAATTTATTTGGACAAGAGTTGTCGAACGAACTCATTACTGACCGTAATGCATTGCAGTTTAACTACCCTAAAGGCACAACAGATATGTGTGGTAATGCCATTTAA
- the adhC gene encoding S-(hydroxymethyl)glutathione dehydrogenase/class III alcohol dehydrogenase produces MKSRAAVAFAPGKPLEIVEVDVAPPQAGEVLIKITHTGVCHTDAFTLSGDDPEGVFPAILGHEGAGVVVEVGEGVTSVQPGDHVIPLYTAECKECLFCKSGKTNLCVAVRATQGKGVMPDGTTRFSYNGEPIYHYMGCSTFSEYTVVAEVSLAKINPEANHEQVCLLGCGVTTGIGAVHNTAKVQEGDSVAVFGLGGIGLAVVQGARQAKAGRIIVVDTNPDKFELAKQFGATDFLNPKDYDKPIQQVIVEMTGWGVDHSFECIGNVNVMRSALECAHRGWGQSVIIGVAGAGQEISTRPFQLVTGRKWLGTAFGGVKGRSQLPKMVEDAMKGEIQLEPFVTHTMPLQDINTAFDLMHEGKSIRTVIHF; encoded by the coding sequence ATGAAATCTCGTGCAGCTGTCGCCTTTGCTCCAGGAAAACCTTTAGAAATTGTTGAAGTTGATGTTGCACCACCTCAAGCGGGTGAAGTTTTAATAAAAATTACCCATACAGGCGTTTGTCATACCGATGCTTTTACATTATCTGGCGATGACCCAGAAGGTGTTTTCCCTGCCATCTTGGGACATGAAGGAGCAGGTGTTGTAGTTGAAGTAGGTGAGGGCGTAACAAGTGTTCAACCGGGTGATCACGTGATCCCGCTTTATACGGCTGAATGTAAAGAATGCTTATTCTGTAAATCCGGAAAAACCAACTTGTGCGTTGCAGTACGTGCCACCCAAGGTAAAGGTGTAATGCCGGATGGAACCACACGTTTTTCATATAATGGTGAACCGATTTATCACTACATGGGTTGTTCAACATTTAGTGAATATACGGTAGTTGCAGAAGTCTCTTTAGCTAAAATCAATCCTGAAGCCAATCACGAACAAGTTTGTTTACTTGGATGTGGTGTGACTACCGGTATTGGCGCCGTGCATAACACAGCAAAAGTTCAAGAAGGTGATTCGGTTGCCGTATTTGGCTTAGGCGGCATTGGTTTAGCAGTTGTACAAGGTGCACGTCAAGCAAAAGCAGGACGCATTATTGTCGTAGATACAAACCCAGATAAGTTTGAACTTGCTAAGCAGTTTGGTGCTACAGATTTCTTAAATCCTAAAGATTACGATAAACCAATTCAGCAAGTCATTGTAGAAATGACAGGTTGGGGCGTAGATCATTCATTTGAATGTATTGGTAACGTCAATGTTATGCGTTCGGCTCTAGAGTGTGCACATCGTGGTTGGGGACAATCCGTTATTATTGGTGTTGCCGGTGCAGGTCAAGAAATTTCGACTCGTCCATTCCAGTTAGTTACAGGCCGTAAATGGTTAGGTACTGCGTTTGGTGGAGTAAAAGGGCGCTCACAACTTCCTAAAATGGTCGAAGATGCGATGAAAGGTGAGATTCAGCTTGAACCTTTTGTGACTCATACTATGCCTTTACAAGACATTAATACTGCTTTTGATTTAATGCATGAAGGTAAATCAATCCGTACTGTCATTCATTTCTAA